The Couchioplanes caeruleus sequence GCCGGAGGCGACGGTCACCAGGCCACCCGCCAGCAGCTCGTTGTCGATCTCCGACTGCTCGTAGCCGGGCGTGATCCCCGGCTCGTCGGGCACCACCCACATCTGCACGAAGTGCACCGGGTTGCTGTGCTGCTCGCCGGAAAGCCGCCAGGAGTCGTTCTTCTCCGAGTGCAGGATGCCGGTGCCTGCGCTCATCCGCTGCGCCAGGCCGGGATAGATGATCCCGGAATGGCCGGTGGAATCCTGGTGCACCAGGGAACCCTGCAGCACCCAGGTGACGATCTCCATGTCGCGGTGCGGGTGCGTGTCGAAGCCCGTGCCGGGGTGCACGACGTCGTCGTTGTTGACCAACAGCAGACCATGGTGGGTGTTGCTGCGGTACTGGTGATGCCCGAACGAGAACGAGTGCTTGGAGTCCAGCCAGTCGATCTTGGTCGCGTAGCGCTTCGCGGCCGGGCGGACGTCGACCTTCGGGGTGAGCAGGGCGTTCATCGTGGCGCCTCCAAGCGAGGGAAGGAACATGACGTGTCATGCACTAATCAAGTTACATGACACGTCATTGACCCGCAAGATGACGTGTCATGGAAATTCGGTACCATGGACGCCATGGGCACCGTCTGGCTCACCGATGAACAGCAGCGCGCGTGGCGCGCCTACCTGCGCATGCAGGCACGGCTGACCGCCGAGCTCAACCGCCAGCTCCAGGCCGGGTCCGGCATGTCGCTCTCCGACTACGAGGTGCTGGTCCAGCTCACCGACGCGCCCGCCGGCAGGCTGCGCCCGTACGAATTACAGAAGGCCTTGGAGTGGGAGCAGAGCCGCCTCTCGCACCACCTCGGCCGCATGCAACGCCGCGACCTCATCGTCCGGCAGAATTGCGACGACGACGGCCGCGGCGCCTACATCGTCGTCACCGACACCGGCCGCGAAGCGATCGCCGCCGCGGCTCCCGGGCACGTCACCACCGTCCGGCGCCTGTTCTTCGACCACCTCGACGCCGAGGAGGTCCGCCTGGTCGGCCAGTTGAGCGACGGCGTCCTCGCCGCCCTCGACACGGCCGCGGGGCCCTCAACCTGACAGTCCGTGCTGGAGCTGCCGGCCCCATCCACCAGTCATCCGCAGCGGAAACGTAGTGACTCGCGGGGCCTCGCTGCGGCCAACTTGAACGATGCCGGCCATGCCGGCTCAATGACGCGTGAGGAACTCGGCGACGCGAATGAAGCCGTCCTGACCATTTCCCCTTCCTATGACACGGCGGGCCAGGCCTTCGGCGGCACGCATGACGCCGGCGTCGATGCCGTGCGCCTCAGAGGCCTCGACGATGTGAGCCATGGAGGACACGGCGGAGGTGATCGGGTTGCCTTCACCGGAAAAGTCGCCGCGGTCGACGGCCTGGGCGGCCTCCTCGAAGATCGGCGGCAGAATCGCTCCTATGCCCGCCGCGAATGGCGCTAGTTGTTGCGCGGTGATTCCTTCGGCCTTCGCTATCGCCAGTGCGTGCGCGTAGCCGGCCATCGCGGTCCAGAAGATGTCGAGAAGCGCAATGTCGTACGCGGCGGCCAGGCCGATATCCTCGCCGAGGTAGGTATGGGCGCCGCCGAGCTGGTCCAGCACCGGCCGATGCCGGCGGTACAGGTCTTCCGGACCACTGTGAATGAACACCGCGGCCGGAGTCCCGATGGTCGTCACCGGGGTCATGATCGCACCGTCCAGATAGCCGATACCGTGTCGGTACGCCCAATCCGCAGTGTCTCGGGCCCGGTCCGGAGTATCGGCTGTCAAGTTCACGACGGTCCGGCCGTGGAGCGCATCGGTGACTGCGTCGCGTCGCAGGATGGCGTCCGACGCCCCGTAATTGACGACGCATGTCACGACCATGTCGCTTTTCGTGACCGCCTCCTCCGCCGACCGAGCGGCGGCGGCGCCTCGTTCGACGAGTTGCCGGTCCTTGCCTGGAGTCCGATTCCACACCGTGGTCGGCAGGCCGGCGCCCACGAAAGCGCCCGCCAGAGCACGCCCCATCGGCCCTAGGCCCAGAACAGTGACAGACTTCCCGGTAGAGGACGACATGGATAACCCCCATAGATAACAAGTAGGATAAATAGGACGGAAATGACACGTAGTCGTGCCCGTGACACGAACGTCTGCGGGGTCACCGCCGCGATTGCCGTGATCGACGGCAAATGGAAGACGGCATTGCTGTGGCTACTGGAACCAGGTCCGTGCCGTCCCGGAGAACTTCGGAGGCGGCTGCCCGGCCTCAGCGAGAAGGTGCTGACTCAGGCCCTTCGCGAGATGGAGTCCGATGGACTGGTGCACCGGGAGATGCACCCCGGGATGCCACTGAAGACCGAGTACTCGCTGACTACATTCGGCCGGGAGCTATCCGAGGCATTGGCCCCTCTGTCCGACTGGGGCCATCGCCGCCTGGCCAGGATCACCGACAGCTCACCGGTCACCTGACCTCACCTCACCTCGCTCGCGGGGACCGGTGGTTCGGCCCTCGACAACGAGCTTCGTACGGCGGACGACTCGTTGCCAAGTACCCACAAAAAGGTGGCTATCCAGACGGCGGTGGGCCGCTGAGGATGCTGCGCGAGCAGGACCGGTCAGATCATCCGGCGGCACGGGAGGGGGATCAACCACGACTGCATCCTGCCCAGCGCTCCGCCCCGGTCCATTCGCCGCTACGTAGCCACCACCGTCCGCCTGCTCGCGGCAAGACCGAAACGCGCGCGTACGCCAGGCCCAGGGAGCTATTCGCCAATACGGGCCGTGATACGTGGCCTGTCAGGGTCGCTCACATCCCACACGGTGATTTCACCAGTATCCGGGTAGAGATCGGTATAGCGTTCAACGAGCGCCTGAATCAGCAAGACCCTATCCTGACCGCGTACATAGACTTGTGGTCCGGAATACAGATGTTCGACGGCAGCGCCAGCACTGGCGGAGGCGGTGACTTTCGCCTGTTCGAGGTGGTAACAGCCTTGCACGCTGGTGTTGATGACCATCGCCATGCCGGCGATGACGGCTACGCCGAGTGCGCCGGCGGTGTTGAGCTTGGCCGCTCCGATGGTGCCGCTCCGGCCGATCCGGGCAGCTTGAACGGCTCCCTGCCGTTGGATCCGCGCAGCTTCCTTGCTTGCCTCAGCCGTGATGCCGGCTGCATCGCGATTGTCGCCTGCCCTGGGCATCCTCAGAGGATCTCACAAGCAATCACGCAGCAACGACGAAGCGTCCAAGCCTCGGGACGATGCGAGCCGTGGTCGCATCCAGGCTTTCGGCACCAAGTATCCGATCACGATACCGAGGACCAGAAATATGGCGCTGACGATTGCACTGATCGCCAGTGCATCCCTGTTTCGTTGGAACCACGGCGGCGCATCCTTGGAATAGTCAGGGAACTCCCCTTCGGGAAGAGTCCGTCAGGCCTAAAGCCCTCAACCACGGAAATCCCACCGGGCAGCGTGGCGAGAATACCGAGCGCACCGGCAGTCTCCGTTGTTACGGCCTCCCCATATCCAGTCCCTTCTGCGGGGCTCTGCGCGCGGCAGACACAAATATGCCGCGGCGGGCGGCGGTTGGGGTGGGTCTGGTCAGTCCTGGATGCGTTGTGGGGGAGGGCCGAGTGCTTCTGGTGGTGGGCTGTTCAGGGCGTAGCGCAGCATGAGGTGGGTGCCGGTGGGGCCGGTGTCGATGTCCAGGCTGGTGCAGATCCGGTTGATCACCCAGAGGCCCCGGCCGGTGCCTGGGCCGGTGGAGGGCGCACCGGCGCGTATCTGGTAGTCCTGGGGCAGGCCCGGGCCGTGATCGCTGATCTCGGCGTAGAGACTGCCGTGGTAGCGCCACATGATGAGCCGCCCGCTACCACCGCCGTGCTCGAGGGTGTTCACGACGGCCTCGTGCACGGCCAGGGTGAACGCGGCCTGCTGCGAGGCTGCCAGACCGTGCCGGGCGGCGGCACTACGGATCTCCGCACGCAGCGTCCGCGTCCCGTTGCGGGGATAGATACGCCGGATCAACAGGACCCGGCTGCGGCCGGTCTCGGGTTCCGGCGCAACCGAAGCAAAATCGCCGGTAGCGATGTCGGCGGCGACGTCACTGAGCCGCCGCCCGGTACGCCGAGCCAGGCGACGCAACTCGGCGAACGCCTGCGCCAAATCCAGATCGAGCAACTCGGCGAGCAGACCCTTGGCCTGTTCCACCACCACCCGACTGGTCATCGTGTGCTGCAACTGCTCGGCCAACACCTGCCGGTACGCCACGGCATGGTGCTGCACCAACGCGAGAGCGATGGTGTTCGCCAACGCCCGCGCGGTACCCGCATCCCCCTCCGACAACACCCCGGGAGTGACCGCGAACAGATTGAGCACCCCGATGGTCTGCTCCCGCAGCTGCACCGGCACCGCATGCACCGACCGGAACCCGGCCCCGAACGCCCGAACGGCGAAACCCCGCCAGCGTGAACCCGCAATGTCGAGATCCAGATCAGCGACCGGCTCACCACTGGCATAGCAGTCGACACACGGGCCCTCATCGGCCTCCACCTCGAACAACTCCAGCAGGCGAGCCTGCTCCGACGACGACGCCAACACCCGCAACCCACCCCGCTGATCGGCGAGCATCACCCCGGCCGCCTGCACCCCGACCAGCTCGACACACCGACCCGCGAGCGTATGCAGGAACTCCACCACATCGAAGTCGCCCACCAACGTGTCCGACAACTCGACGAACGCCTGCGCGACCGCCTGCTCCCGCCTACTCACAACCACCTCCCACGGCACCGTGCTCATCGAGACGAATCCGGCGCACCGGCAGCCGAACCGTCCGGCTCATCGAACCGCAACCGCCGCGCCACCACCTCACCCGCAAGCTCTTCCAAACCCTGCTCACCGGCATACGCACGCGCCCGTAACCGCAGAAACGCCTGCGCCATCGGAATCCCCAACTGACCGCTGATCATCCCAGTGGCCTGATGCACCACCGCCCGATGCGTGAACAACTGCTCACTACCCGCCACCGCCGCGCCCGGCATCTGCTCAGCCAGCAACAACTCCAACGCCGCATCAGCAAACGCCAACGCCTCCGCCAACTGCTCACCCGCCAACACACCCGGACGCAACCGATACAGATCAAGCACACCCAACCGCACCACACCCACCCGCAACGGCAACGCAAACAACGCCGCCGCCCCCGCACCCAACGCCCCCGGCGTGAACACCGGCCACCGCTGCCGCCACACCACCGCACCCAGATCAGCAGCCAAAACCGGCTCACCCCCGGCATGCGCGTCCTGGCACGGCCCCTCCCCCAACGTGACCTGCAACTCCTCAATCCGCGTACTAATCGAGTCACTGGCATAGCGCACCTGCTGCACCGGCACCGACGCCATCACCGTCAAACCCGCCCCGTCCACCCCCGGCAGACCCGACACACACGCATCACACAACCGGCCCACATCCGGACCATGCGCAGCAACCAACTGCGCCACCCGCTGCCGGTGACCGGCGCTAGCCACGACCACACCCGCCCCCGAAAACCTCGCGAAGTGCTGCCAATCCGACGCTGGCCATGATCGGAAACCTCCGATCCCTGCCGCGGCAGACCGTCACGAATTCAGACCCAGCAACACGAACGCCGGCATCCCACCGAAACTTGACCAACCGGTATCGACAGCTCAACTTTCACCCTACGCTCAGGACCCATCTTTGAGGCCGAACACCCTCGTCCAGAGCACAGTCGAAGCCGTCACCACCACGCGAACGCGCCACCCCGGCACCGGGAAACCCGGATCGACTTTGCCGTGACGAAACATCGGCCGACCTGGATGGGATGGTCAGGCCTCCCCGGCGTAGATGAGTCCCGCGCTCCACCTCTTGCCGTCGAAGGTGTACCGGGCGCCAGAAGGGAGCTCACTGCGGCGCCTCGTGCGTGACCGGTCGGCGGTCAACGCTGGTGGGGGCTTGGGGGTGGGGTGTATCCGAGGAGGGTGGGGATGTCGCAGAGCTGGAGGAGGACGTCGACGGCGGGGCTGGCGGCGGTGATCCGGATCTGATGGTGACCGTCGAGGGCGTGCAGGGTGCGCAGGCCGGTGAGGTCGCAGAATTCGACGCCGGACAGGTTCAGGTCGAGGTCGCCGGTGGGGTGGCCGTCCAGGACGCAGGCCAGGTAGTGACGAAACGTCGTCACGGTGTCGCGTTCGAGGTCGCCGCTCACGGTGATCGTGAGGATGGCCGCGGATGAGGGCGCGGTGCTGACGGTGATGTGTTGTGCCGGTTCGTCCATGACCTGCTCCCACCCTGGTGCCATCCTGTCGACGGTACCGGGGTCCGCGATCCGGTCGGTCGGTCCGGACCGGTAACTTCCGGCAGTCACGACGACTGGGGGTGTTGGAGCCGGTAGCTGAGCAGCAGCCGACTGCCGGTGGTGTCGGTGGTGATGTCCAGGCTGGTGCAGGCCCGCTGGATGAGCCACAGGCCGCGGCGCTCCGCTCGCCCGCCTCTCGGATCGGGGCGGCAACCGGGCTCGGCGGTATGACCGATGCCGGGGCCGTGGTCACTGATCTCGCACCACAGACGACCGTCGCGGCGCCACAGCAAGAGTTGACCATGGCCGCCGCCGTGCCATACGGCGTTCGTCATCGCCTCGTGCACGGCCAGCACCCAGCCGTGCCCGGCGGCGTGGGTCAGGCCGTGGCCGGCACTGAGGGCGGCGACCTGTCGCCGCACGATCGCCAGCGTGGACCGATCGAACCAGCGGGCCAGCGGCAGCCCGGGGATGTCCGAGACCAGGGCGGCCGGTCCGCTGACCGGCTTACCGGCGGCCATGTCCAGGACGGTGTCGCCGAGGCGCCCGGCGGCGAACGCCTCGGCGAAGTCCAGTTCGAGGCGTTCCAAGGTCAGCAGTTCGGTGACCGCGGCCGCGAACGCCACCGCCGAGCGCTCCACCGCCGATCCGTCCAACCGGCCCGGGGCATGGTGGTACAGGTCGACGGCGCCGTCGTGGCGAACCCCGCCGGCGTGCAACGGCAGCGCGTACACCGCCTTGATCCCGGCGCGCAGGGCGGCCGGGGTGAACCGGGGCCACCGCCGCGTCCAGGAGGCGCCGGTCAGGTCGGCGGCCAGCACCGGAGCCCGGCTAGCAGCGGCGTCGCGGCACGGTCCCTCGTCGAGGGTGTACTGCGCCGACTCCAGCCGGGAGCCGCTCGGATCGCTGCTGAACCGCGTCCGCGGCGTGGACCCGGCCGGCGGGCTCCCCGCAATGTGGCCGGCGGACAGACCGAGCCCGGCGATATCCGGCAGCAACGCCGTGCCGGCCCGGCACAGGGCGGCCAGGTCCGGACCATAGGTACGGACCATGCTCCACACCCGGTCCTGTCCTGGCCTCCCTCGCCCGCCGTTTCCCTCGGCTCCGGACGACTGCACAGAAAACTGATCATCGGTCATGGCAGAGGAACCTCTGTTCCCGCCTCGTGCCGCCGTGACGAATTCAGATCCGGCAACACGTCCGCCGGCATCTCACCGAGACAGGGGGTCCTCCGTCCACCGACGGATTCACCCTCACGCTACCCCGCAATCCGTGAACCAACCTCGACGAGGCGTGACACACGCTCCCGGCGTGCCACTTCCCCACGGCGCGGATCATGTAGTGCCCGGAAATCCCCGCTATCCAGAACGCGATCGATCAGGCGGCGAGGTGCCCGGGCCGCCTCTGCTGCTGGCACTTGACGATGGGAGGCCGCCCGGTGATCAGAGTAATGTTTTCCCAGGTAGAGAGGGCTTCTAAGGGTTCGGGGAGGGCGTTCGTCGTCGCGGACGTAGCGGCGGGCGGGCATCAACCAAGACAGCGACGACTCCACTATCCACCTGCCATGTTCTATGAGATTTCACCGCTAAAACTCTCACGCCACTCATGATCTAGTCGCGAGTAGCGCAGAGCATCGCGCCAGACGCCGTTGGTGAATACGTGGCCCCCAATCGACCTTAGGGAATGAACCCGAGGCGGGCGTTCAGCGGACGGGCTGGGGCCAAGACGCTGTTGACTGCCTGTCCTTCGTGTCGGTCCAAACGCCCTAGTGACAGGTGAATGGTGGGGCGCGTCCGTGGGGCGCGCTTGCGAGACGCCCGAACCGGGCACGCGCCCCACGGGTGTTCGTGCTGGCGTTGCGCCTGCCCCAACGGGGTGCCGGGGCTGACCCAACCGCATTTGATCGGCCGCTCATCGACACCGTGCGACCGCCACCCGCCGAGTCGCCTTCGCGGTACCTGAGACCGACGTAGCCCTGCGCTCCGGCTCTCCGCTCGACTCCGGCCCATTGCCCCCGCGCCCAGACTGGCGACGACCTGACAGAGCGAGCCGTGGCGTCCTACATCGCCAAGTACGTCACCAAGCCGGAACTCGCGGGCGTCACCGTGGCCCGACCTATTCGCGACTTCGCACCATCTTCGCTCTGCCGGTCACCGAGCACACCCGAACCCTGATCCGCACGTGCTGGACGCTCGGCAGCCTTCCCGCGCACAAGACGACGAAGCTGCGTCGCTGGGCTCACCAACTCGGCTAGCGGGGTCACACCGCGACCAAGAGCCGCCGATACTCCACCAATACACCGCGCTTCGCGGTGCCCGCGCCGACCACCGACGCGCCACCAACAACGACACCGAACACCCCGACGATGTGATCACGGTGATGGACTGGGGCTACAGCCGCGCCGGACAGATCCCCGTTCGCCGGGCCGCCGCGGCTGGAGCTTACGTTGCCGGCGGTGGAGTTCTTCGCCGCGGTCGAGGATTTCGACCGGCGATTCATCGCGGCGATGGGAGAGCGTGTCGCGGAGATGGGACCATGCGGGCCGCCAGCAGGTGTCGATCTCGCCCTGAAGCAGCTACGGCGGGAACATACGCAGCGCAGTCGCTGCCTAGAGCAGCGCCTGGCCGAGCCGCGGAACGTCGCGGCGAGTTCTGTTACGTGCTGCCACGGGTTTTGTCGTACATCCAGACGACTGCCAACCCGTAACGAACCCGGCGACCGTCCGTGCCCTCATGCGCAACACCATGTGCGGCAGGTGGCGCGCACGGACCGCGGCAGGAGGGTACGTCGTGGGTCACGGCGGCGAATCTAATCAGGGAGTGCGGTCGATGTGTGCCCGTGGCGTGAAGGTTCAACAGGGCGTTCTGTCGACGGGTACCGCTGAGGGGACAGACAGCTTCCTTTTGTTTCTACTCCAGCAGGCAAGAAGACACGAAAGCTAGCGCCTTGGCCGGGTTCGGAGACTACCTCGACGGTTCCCTGGTGCGCCCGGACGATGGCGGCGACGATGGCTAGGCCGAGGCCGGTTCCGGTGGCCTCGCGGGTGGTGTTGCGGGTTCGTGCTCCGTCTACTCGGTAGAAGCGTTGGAAGACCCGTTGGGCCTGTTCGCGGCGGAGCCCTGGGCCGGTGTCGGACACCTCCACTACGGCGGTGCCGACGGGTCCGGCGTACAACCGCAGGGTGACCGCGGCGTTCGACGGGGTGTGTACCACGGCGTTGGTCATCAGGTTGCCGATGACTTGGCGTAGCCGAGCGTCGTCCCCATACGCCACCAGCAGTTCCGGATCGTCTCGCATCTCGAGGGTGATCTCCCGGTCCGGAGCGACGGCCCGGGCGGCCTGCACTGCGTCCATGGCGAGCACCGGCAGCTCGACCGGAGCGAGGGTGAGCGGGCGCTCCTGGTCCAGGCGGGCCAGCAGCAGCAGGTCTTCGACGAGTAGGCCCATCCGGGCGGCCTCGTCCTCGATCCGTCGGACCAGCCGCGCGGCCGCCTCCGGTTCAGAGACGGCACCCTGGCGGTACAGTTCTGCGAACCCGCGGATGGTGGTCAGCGGGGTCCGCAGCTCGTGCGAGGCGTCAGCGACGAATTGCCGCATCTTCTCCTCGGATTGCAGGGCGGCCTGCTCGGACCGGGCTCGGGCGATGAAGGCCGCTTCGATCTGGGCGAGCATCGCATTGAGCGCGGTGGAGAGTCGGCCGAGCTCGGTGGTCGGCTGGGCGCCGTCTGCTTCGGGATCGGGAACTCGCTGGGTGAGGTCGCCCGCCGCGATCCGCGCGGCGGTGCGCTCGATCTGCACGAGCGGGATGAGGCTCTGCCGCACCAGGGCGGCGCCGATCGTGGCCAGCGCGATCAGCACGCCGGCGCCGACCAGCACATCCACCCAGATCAGGCGGGCGATGACGGCGTCGATGCCGGTCATCCTCTGGCCGACATGCATGACCGTGTCGTCGGAGAGACGCACTGTCAGCATGCGCCACATGTACCTGCCGTTGATACTGCGAGCGTTGTACGGTACGTCGCGGTTCGCCTCGATCGCCGCCAGTCCGGCCGGCAAGTCGGGCACGTCATCTTCGGCTACACCCGCGCCGGGATCGATGGCTGCTCCTCCGCTTACTGCGGAGAAACCGATGACATAGTCCGGCGGCGCGTAGACCGGGCGGTACGACCGGTCGGTCAGCTTGGCCTCAGCGTGCATGGCCATCGTCTTGAGCTGGGCGTCAACGCGGCCCAGCATGTAGCCACGCAACGCGTAGGCGCTGACGGCGCTGATCAAGGTGAGCGCCGCGAAGACCAACACCAGTACCGAAGCGACCAGCTTGGTGCGCAGCGAGATCTTGCGCAGGGTGCTGTGTCGCTGGATCGAGCCGCGAACCCGCGCAATGAAAGTCGCGTCGTCCTCGGCGAGGAGCAGTTTCGCCTCGCTCTGCGGGTTCTGGTCCTGGGTCTGGGCGGCCATGCACGCATCTTCAGCCCGTGCCCTGAGGTCCGGCTGAGTGGTCATTGTGAATCTCCTGCAGGCGCAACAGTGGAGGTCGGCCAACCGCACCGCATTTGGTCGTCCGGACGTGTCTCCACGACGATGCTGACATCGGATAGCGCCAGGGTGTCGACCCGGCGCTCCCCCAACGCGCAGAATTCCGAAGGCCGCGCACGGCGTACCGGGGTTGGCAAGATCGCAGGTGGCGACGTGCATGCCGTTTGTGGGGCGGGCGGGACTCGAACCCGCGACCGAGGGATTATGAGACAGCCCGTCCAGGTCTCCTACAGCCGCTACCAGCGACATCGCTTGCAGAAATGGCCCCTGAGACTGCTTATCTGTCAGCCGTTGACTCCATTTCGCGTCACGAACCGCGTCACGCTCCTAGCAAGTTCGCTCTGCCTCGTCGCTGAGCTTCACGTCGACGACAACGCCGGGCAGCGCGTCCAGACCAACGTCTCGTACGCCGACGAGGATAGGAGAAATCCACTTGATGACGCTCTGTGCCCGGCCCGGCCCGACTCGATAGGTGTGCCAGTGAGCGCGCCGGATGTGGGGGCGGACTGGAGTTCCGCGGCCGTTCTCCGACGCACTACCTGCGTGGTAGGCGCGAAGAGCCGCGCCAACTCTCCAGCCGACATCCCAGATGCGAGGGGTCTTGTTGCTCTTGCCACCGCTACCCCGCTGTGTGGGGACGGCGCCCGGCCTCGGCTGCACGTCGGGTGCCTCCGAACAGAGATAGGTCAGAACCGAGACGACGAACGGCACGGCCAGATGAGTGCACCCAAGCGGCGGCAGCGATGCCCTCTGGCCTTCGATCTCCTCGCTCTTAGGGATGGCCTCGTAAGTTGAGGAGAGGGACGCGATAAGGTCACTCACCGTCTGGCCGTCTTGGGTCCCCATCGAGAATCCGCCGCCTACGCCGCGCTTTCCCTTCTGCAGAGTGCACAAGGCGATGCTCAAGCAAGCACTTGCTGCCGAGTGGCTGGACACCACACGCTGGTCTTCATCACGACCCGTGACGAAAAAGCCCAACAGTGCATCACCTGTGGCTGGGTCTAGAACCAGGGGCGTGTCGAACAGGACCAGCGGATCAGGATGCGGCAGCCGCGTGAACACGTCGGATGGCAGCATGGCAGCATGGTCCGTCTGAGCCAAGGCGCTGGCGAGGTCATTGTCGATGCGATAGACAATCCTTAGCTTCTTCCACTGCAGGACGGTCAGACGATCATCGACGACGCCTGACGCTATGACCTTCCGCAAGGTCATCTCGCCAGCCTGCTCCGCTGTTTGACCATCTGGTAGATCTATCCCGCCGGCCGCCAGCCCTGTCTTGATGTCCTCGGCCAGGCCGGGCATGCGCAGGTAGCTTGCGTAGTTGTCATGTTCTCCGGCCAGCAGCTCGTCGATCACCGCTTCGACAGCCTTCAGACGATGCGCCGTCGGCTTCCTTCGGGTCACCGGTCCACCTCCCCGTCGAGCCCGACGTTACGCCGACCCACCGACATCCGGAGCGGCAAAACGCGCCAGCATATCGAAGTAGTGACATACGGCTTAGGAAGGGCCATGACTCGGTCATCCGACCCGTCTACCAGGAGCTTCAGTGTCACTCGGCATGGCTCCGGAGTCCCTAGAGGCGCCTTGTTTCGGTAGTTCGTGTCACGATCCGCGCCATGCCGGGCAGCCCGCGGATTATGAAAGCGCTCGTCCGGATGGCCCAGCCTCCACCTGCTGCTCCTTCGACGGCCCGACGGTCTTGGACCACATAGTCCACACCGGCGACTCCACTTCGCGTCACGACCCGTGTCGCGGACCTCGCGCCTAGTGCGTTTAGCGCCGGTAGTAGGTGGGAGAGTTCGGGCACAGCTGACAACCAAGCTGAAGCGGCCTCCCGGCCCATGCGGCGACTTTCTTGCCGCAGCACACCGCGTCCACCCCCCTCCCCTGGGCCTCTACCTCCTCGGACGCAGGCGGCACCAGCGCCGGCTTCGCCTCGACCGGCTTTGGCGCGACCGGCAGGGGTATCGGGGGGACCGGCACGGGCTTCGTCTCGACCGGCTTCGGCGCGACCGGCACGGGCATCGGTACAGGACTCGCGGCCCCCACTGGCCGAGCGTTCTGCTCGCACACACGCTGCGCCTGCCCCCGACCGATCCGCAGCTGCCCGGGCATGTCCGGGTCGCCGTAGTGGCCGCGCTCCTCAACGAATCGCTCGTACGCGGCCGCCGGCACCCAAGTCGTCCGGTCCGCCTGCACCCGGTACGGAACCCACGTCTCGTTGAGAATTCCCTCGAGCAGTGAGTCCAGGTGCACCGTCTCCCCGAACGGGAACACCGCGTCCGGGTCGGCCTTGTACTCCTTCACGTTCAGCGACGGGTACACATGCGTCTTCCCGCACGGCACCGCTCGTCCCGAAACCGGGCACCGACTGGACCCGCGCCAGATGTCCGCCCACCC is a genomic window containing:
- a CDS encoding sensor histidine kinase codes for the protein MHVATCDLANPGTPCAAFGILRVGGAPGRHPGAIRCQHRRGDTSGRPNAVRLADLHCCACRRFTMTTQPDLRARAEDACMAAQTQDQNPQSEAKLLLAEDDATFIARVRGSIQRHSTLRKISLRTKLVASVLVLVFAALTLISAVSAYALRGYMLGRVDAQLKTMAMHAEAKLTDRSYRPVYAPPDYVIGFSAVSGGAAIDPGAGVAEDDVPDLPAGLAAIEANRDVPYNARSINGRYMWRMLTVRLSDDTVMHVGQRMTGIDAVIARLIWVDVLVGAGVLIALATIGAALVRQSLIPLVQIERTAARIAAGDLTQRVPDPEADGAQPTTELGRLSTALNAMLAQIEAAFIARARSEQAALQSEEKMRQFVADASHELRTPLTTIRGFAELYRQGAVSEPEAAARLVRRIEDEAARMGLLVEDLLLLARLDQERPLTLAPVELPVLAMDAVQAARAVAPDREITLEMRDDPELLVAYGDDARLRQVIGNLMTNAVVHTPSNAAVTLRLYAGPVGTAVVEVSDTGPGLRREQAQRVFQRFYRVDGARTRNTTREATGTGLGLAIVAAIVRAHQGTVEVVSEPGQGASFRVFLPAGVETKGSCLSPQRYPSTERPVEPSRHGHTSTALPD